The following proteins come from a genomic window of Aspergillus luchuensis IFO 4308 DNA, chromosome 3, nearly complete sequence:
- a CDS encoding serine/threonine-protein phosphatase (COG:G,T;~EggNog:ENOG410PHPW;~InterPro:IPR004843,IPR006186;~PFAM:PF00149;~antiSMASH:Cluster_3.8;~go_function: GO:0016787 - hydrolase activity [Evidence IEA]) — protein MSDLDRAIAQLRACRLIPEAQVRELCYKARELLIEEGNVVSVDAPVTICGDIHGQFHDLMELFRVGGDVPDTNYLFMGDFVDRGFYSLESFLLLLCLKVRYPDRITLIRGNHESRQITTVYGFYDECIRKYGSANVWRYCCEVFDYLALGALVLGASSELEPTGPSMDTTQSTMPIDDELETEILNSRGEVTMSTYRPRPQHSSDPSSISPPRDISATSNQAPFRSGAAGTSASGDAGGSYGSRTGAVLCVHGGLSPAIDTVDKIRLIDRKQEVPHEGAMCDLLWSDPDEIDGWGLSPRGAGFLFGGDIVKRFNYRNDLSLIARAHQLVMEGYKEMFDGGIVTVWSAPNYCYRCGNVAAILELGEDTSNGGTVARSNGDYGRSNGILGSTNKPAVRSPGRRYRVFEAAAQDTRGMPAKKPVADYFL, from the exons ATGAGCGACCTTGACCG GGCTATCGCGCAATTACGCGCTTGTCGGTTGATACCCGAAGCCCAGGTCCGCGAACTCTGCTACAAGGCGCGCGAGCTCCTAATCGAAGAAGGGAATGTAGTCTCCGTTGACGCGCCCGTGACAATCTGCGGCGACATCCATGGCCAGTTCCATGATTTGATGGAACTGTTCCGCGTGGGCGGCGACGTCCCGGACACCAACTACCTATTCATGGGCGATTTCGTCGATCGCGGATTCTACTCCCTCGAatctttcctcctccttctctgcctcaAAGTCCGATACCCCGATCGCATCACCTTGATACGTGGCAACCACGAATCGCGCCAAATCACCACCGTCTACGGCTTCTACGATGAGTGCATCCGCAAATACGGCAGCGCCAACGTCTGGCGATACTGCTGCGAGGTCTTTGATTACCTTGCGCTTGGGGCCCTCGTCTTAGGCGCCAGCTCAGAGCTCGAGCCCACCGGCCCCAGCATGGACACCACTCAATCCACCATGCCGATCGATGACGAACTCGAGACCGAAATCCTCAACTCCAGAGGCGAAGTCACCATGAGCACCTATCGCCCCCGCCCACAACACTCCTCCgacccatcatccatctccccACCCCGCGACATATCCGCCACATCCAACCAAGCCCCCTTCCGCTCCGGCGCTGCCGGTACAAGCGCCTCCGGCGACGCCGGCGGGAGCTACGGCAGCCGCACCGGAGCCGTGCTCTGCGTGCACGGCGGCCTCTCCCCGGCCATCGACACAGTCGACAAGATCCGCCTGATTGACCGAAAACAGGAAGTGCCACACGAAGGCGCCATGTGCGACCTGCTCTGGTCCGACCCCGACGAGATCGACGGCTGGGGTCTCAGTCCACGCGGCGCGGGGTTCCTCTTCGGCGGCGACATCGTCAAACGTTTCAACTACCGAAACGACCTATCACTGATCGCGCGCGCGCATCAACTCGTCATGGAAGGTTACAAAGAGATGTTCGACGGCGGGATCGTAACAGTCTGGTCCGCCCCCAACTACTGCTACCGGTGCGGCAACGTCGCCGCTATCCTGGAACTAGGCGAAGATACAAGCAACGGTGGCACCGTCGCCAGAAGCAATGGCGACTATGGAAGGAGTAACGGTATACTGGGATCGACCAATAAACCAGCCGTCCGCAGTCCCGGGAGACGGTATAGGGTGTTTGAGGCCGCGGCGCAGGATACCAGAGGCATGCCTGCCAAGAAGCCTGTTGCTGATTATTTCCTGTGA
- a CDS encoding putative C6 transcription factor (NirA) (COG:K;~EggNog:ENOG410PJZG;~InterPro:IPR036864,IPR007219,IPR001138;~PFAM:PF00172,PF04082;~TransMembrane:2 (o513-531i572-594o);~antiSMASH:Cluster_3.8;~go_function: GO:0000981 - DNA-binding transcription factor activity, RNA polymerase II-specific [Evidence IEA];~go_function: GO:0003677 - DNA binding [Evidence IEA];~go_function: GO:0008270 - zinc ion binding [Evidence IEA];~go_process: GO:0006351 - transcription, DNA-templated [Evidence IEA];~go_process: GO:0006355 - regulation of transcription, DNA-templated [Evidence IEA]), with translation MEDSSAEKSQEMDATPTLTGSRGKASTRAQATKSDNGPASKRRCVSTACIACRRRKSKCDGNLPSCAACSSVYHTACVYDPNSDHRRKGVYKKDTDALRTKNTTLLTLIQALLNYEEEDAFDLVRQIRSCDNLEDVAQSILGQGRGSTAGPEDTAASGDEALTQTDQFESELAGKMSELVLDGSRKFIGGTSNLIFLPPGSELNEFRSSLGAQELDQGHGDYSVTRWTRVTQDERLICHLMTMYFTWHYPFFTTLSKDLFYRDYIRGVPSQYCSTLLVNAMLALGCHFSSWEGAREDPENSATAGDHFFKEAKRLFFENDEHANAKLCTVQALALLSVREAGCGRESKGWVYSGMSFRMAFDLGLNFDSTSLGARDLGEEEVDARRITFWGCFLFDKCWSNYLGRQPQLAGSSISVPKVDILPNEEAELWSPYMDTGIGREHTQPSRIRAVASQIFRLCEINGDLLVFFYDPTPKEKPTTKQAELKKLSDLHTRLEAWKKDLPKELRPQEGQLPQALLMHMFYQLLLIHLYRPFLKYSKVNSPLPQHVSPRKLCTQAASAISKLLRMYKRTYGFKQICNIAVYIAHTALTVHLLNLPEKNAQRDVIHGLRHLEEMGESWLCARRTLRILEISANKWHVELPAEATATFEQTHAKWGSWGSWDQAISPPPSEESPPAPTMHYPVADPSSALYPQAGRPMGSHEHGGPVMQSPPTSVGSMGFSHTTGPPIPPSVSAVRAAQRSLNVQLAQGATRLPEPTYLRPVTNAYNQFQPVPVAQQEVWYAPDEEQIRAFTTGQNIPATTTSSPVTPFDGPENLVEESQDWWSRESSAMTFGMDHWVPGWNPGMTGREPDMRFGNHYANVGQTSGAENNSRPTPTMRFAVGAPPGSANPEQHPGMSGYSGV, from the exons AGAAGTCGCAAGAGATGGACGCCACGCCCACCCTGACAGGCTCTCGAGGGAAAGCTTCGACCAGAGCTCAAGCTACAAAATCGGACAATGGCCCGGCTTCGAAAAGACGTTGTGTCAGTACGGCGTGTATTGCCTGCCGCAGGAGGAAATCCAAG TGCGATGGAAATCTACCGAGTTGCGCAGCCTGTTCCTCTGTCTATCATACAGCCT GCGTCTACGACCCGAATTCCGACCATCGCAGGAAAGGTGTTTATAAGAAGGACACCGACGCGTTGAGAACGAAGAACACTACATTGTTGACGTTGATACAAGCCTTATTGAActacgaagaagaggatgcatTCGACTTGGTTCGCCAGATTCGGTCCTGCGATAATCTCGAAGATGTCGCACAATCGATCCTCGGCCAAGGGAGAGGTTCCACGGCAGGCCCTGAGGACACAGCAGCTAGCGGAGATGAAGCCCTAACGCAGACTGACCAGTTCGAGTCGGAGTTAGCAGGGAAGATGAGTGAGCTTGTTTTGGACGGCTCCCGCAAGTTCATTGGGGGCACCTCGAACCTCATCTTTCTGCCTCCCGGGTCGGAGCTGAATGAATTTAGATCATCTTTAGGTGCCCAGGAATTGGATCAGGGCCATGGCGATTATTCCGTCACACGGTGGACCCGTGTTACTCAGGATGAGAGACTGATCTGTCATCTCATGACAATGTACTTTACCTGGCATTACCCGTTCTTCACGACCCTTTCGaaggatttattttatcGGGACTATATACGCGGGGTGCCCAGCCAGTATTGCTCGACTTTGCTCGTCAATGCAATGCTAGCTCTGGGTTGTCATTTCAGCTCCTGGGAAGGCGCTCGGGAGGATCCAGAGAACTCTGCCACGGCGGGCGATCATTTCTTCAAAGAGGCCAAAAGGCTATTTTTCGAGAACGACGAACACGCGAACGCAAAGCTATGCACCGTACAAGCGCTGGCTCTGCTGTCGGTGCGTGAGGCGGGTTGTGGCCGCGAGAGCAAGGGCTGGGTCTACAGTGGGATGAGCTTTCGGATGGCCTTCGATTTGGGCCTCAACTTTGACTCGACCAGCCTCGGGGCGCGGGATCtgggcgaagaagaagtggatgcACGCCGGATAACATTCTGGGGTTGCTTTCTGTTCGATAA GTGCTGGTCTAATTACCTCGGTCGCCAGCCTCAGTTGGCGGGATCTAGCATTAGCGTCCCGAAAGTGGATATATTGCCTAACGAGGAAGCTGAATTATGGTCCCCATACATGGATACGGGAATAGGTCGTGAGCACACTCAACCGTCGCGGATCCGAGCCGTTGCCTCTCAGATCTTCCGGCTGTGCGAGATCAATGGCGACCTGCTTGTGTTCTTCTACGACCCGACTCCGAAGGAGAAACCCACCACTAAGCAGGCAGAACTCAAGAAACTCAGCGATCTGCATACAAGGCTTGAAGCCTGGAAGAAGGATCTACCAAAGGAACTCAGACCACAAGAGGGCCAGCTTCCTCAGGCACTTCTAATGCA TATGTTCTACCAGCTCCTTCTCATACACCTTTATCGACCTTTCCTCAAATACTCCAAAGTCAATTCTCCGCTTCCCCAACATGTGTCTCCCCGGAAATTGTGCACACAGGCTGCTTCTGCAATCTCAAAGTTGCTGAGGATGTACAAACGGACCTACGGGTTTAAGCAAATATGCAACATTGCAGTCTACATTGCCCATACCGCGTTGACTGTACATCTTCTCAATCTTCCTGAGAAGAATGCTCAGCGAGACGTCATTCATGGCCTGCGGCATCTCGAAGAGATGGGTGAGAGTTGGCTCTGCGCACGGCGCACCCTTAGGATTCTAGAGATTTCTGCCAACAAGTGGCATGTCGAACTGCCGGCAGAGGCTACAGCCACTTTCGAACAAACACATGCCAAATGGGGATCCTGGGGCTCATGGGATCAAGCGAtatctcctccgccttccgaGGAGTCACCGCCAGCTCCAACCATGCATTATCCGGTTGCAGATCCAAGCAGTGCTCTTTATCCACAGGCTGGGAGACCGATGGGTTCACATGAGCATGGCGGTCCTGTGATGCAGTCGCCACCCACTTCGGTGGGGTCCATGGGATTTTCACACACAACGGGACCTCCAATACCACCTTCTGTGTCGGCTGTGCGTGCAGCGCAGCGGTCATTGAACGTCCAGCTTGCGCAGGGCGCTACCCGGCTTCCTGAGCCTACGTATCTCCGGCCCGTAACCAACGCCTATAATCAGTTCCAGCCCGTTCCGGTGGCCCAGCAGGAGGTCTGGTATGCTCCGGACGAAGAACAGATCCGCGCATTCACCACTGGGCAGAACATTCCTGCAACCACGACATCGTCTCCTGTAACACCCTTTGATGGGCCGGAAAATCTAGTAGAAGAGAGCCAAGACTGGTGGTCTCGTGAATCGAGCGCCATGACCTTTGGAATGGACCATTGGGTGCCAGGATGGAACCCTGGTATGACTGGGAGAGAACCCGATATGCGGTTCGGAAACCATTACGCCAACGTTGGGCAGACATCGGGAGCCGAGAATAACTCTCGACCAACCCCAACGATGAGGTTTGCGGTTGGAGCCCCTCCAGGGAGTGCTAATCCAGAGCAGCATCCAGGAATGTCTGGCTACAGTGGCGTGTGA